In a genomic window of Chryseobacterium sp. G0162:
- a CDS encoding DUF4260 domain-containing protein, which produces MKTQLKLEYAAFLLLGVFAFSQTGYSWWWFAGLFLAPDISMLGYTVNNKVGAFCYNLFHHFGVAIAVYLIGTALSLPYLQMIGTILFSHSAFDRILGYGLKYPDSFQNTHLGKIGKKVE; this is translated from the coding sequence ATGAAGACCCAATTAAAACTTGAATACGCAGCCTTTTTACTCCTTGGAGTTTTCGCATTTTCCCAAACAGGATATTCCTGGTGGTGGTTTGCTGGATTGTTCCTTGCTCCAGATATTTCTATGCTGGGATATACAGTTAACAATAAAGTAGGTGCATTCTGCTACAACTTATTTCATCATTTTGGAGTAGCCATTGCTGTTTATCTTATAGGAACAGCCCTATCACTCCCCTATTTACAAATGATTGGGACTATACTATTCTCCCATTCTGCTTTTGACAGAATATTAGGATATGGATTGAAATACCCGGATAGTTTTCAGAATACGCATTTGGGAAAGATTGGAAAGAAGGTGGAGTGA
- the rpsO gene encoding 30S ribosomal protein S15: MYLTTDKKQEIFAQHGKSAQDTGSAEGQIALFTFRINHLSQHLKANRHDFNTERSLVKLVGKRKSLLDYLKKKDIARYRAIIAALGLRK, encoded by the coding sequence ATGTACTTAACAACAGACAAAAAGCAGGAAATTTTCGCACAACACGGAAAATCTGCACAAGACACAGGAAGCGCAGAAGGACAAATCGCTCTTTTCACTTTCAGAATTAATCACTTATCTCAGCACTTAAAGGCTAACCGTCACGATTTCAACACAGAGAGATCTCTAGTGAAATTGGTAGGTAAGAGAAAAAGTTTACTAGATTACCTTAAGAAAAAAGATATCGCAAGATACAGAGCAATTATTGCTGCATTAGGATTAAGAAAATAA
- a CDS encoding pyruvate decarboxylase, translating to MRKFIFFTAVTTFLFIGLTSVKAQRNADDKIKKVLYFNPEVEPDIDEIKEPTNNAFFDAVSDNFNSKRNKMLRAEVQVPFDSIDKQTIMDYCSNNDADFAIVSKVRYFKVGFGKYVFSNQVVVSMKLFGADGNLVTETDHDTYRKNMRLLGSTVNSVKIGTEGAIKGIIKKLRKLKPTEAEL from the coding sequence ATGAGAAAATTTATATTCTTTACAGCAGTTACTACTTTTTTATTCATTGGCCTTACTTCGGTAAAAGCACAAAGAAATGCTGATGATAAAATAAAGAAAGTTCTATACTTCAATCCCGAGGTAGAGCCTGATATTGATGAAATAAAGGAGCCTACCAACAATGCATTCTTTGATGCTGTTTCCGATAACTTTAACAGTAAAAGAAATAAAATGCTTCGTGCAGAAGTTCAGGTTCCCTTTGACAGCATAGACAAACAGACTATTATGGATTACTGTTCCAATAATGATGCTGATTTTGCCATTGTTTCCAAAGTCCGTTACTTCAAAGTTGGTTTTGGAAAATACGTGTTCTCTAATCAGGTGGTAGTAAGCATGAAACTTTTTGGAGCAGATGGAAATCTTGTGACAGAAACAGATCATGACACTTATCGTAAAAACATGCGTCTTCTAGGTTCTACCGTAAATTCGGTGAAAATTGGTACAGAAGGTGCTATCAAAGGCATTATTAAAAAACTAAGAAAACTTAAGCCTACAGAGGCAGAACTATAG
- a CDS encoding bacteriocin-like protein, with protein sequence MKNLKKISREAAKQINGGLIGKCSRTNPCTVGWCCNGVCSPRACIEN encoded by the coding sequence ATGAAAAATTTAAAGAAAATCAGTAGAGAAGCCGCCAAGCAAATCAATGGTGGATTAATAGGAAAATGCAGTAGAACCAATCCATGTACTGTGGGCTGGTGTTGTAATGGTGTTTGCTCACCCCGGGCTTGTATTGAAAATTAG
- a CDS encoding bacteriocin-like protein: protein MKNLKKISRETAKQINGGKMERCSDTNPCVVGWCCNGICSPFICIEF, encoded by the coding sequence ATGAAAAATCTAAAGAAAATCAGTAGAGAAACCGCAAAACAAATTAATGGCGGAAAGATGGAAAGATGCAGTGATACCAATCCATGTGTCGTGGGATGGTGCTGCAATGGAATCTGTTCACCATTCATTTGTATTGAATTCTAG
- a CDS encoding bacteriocin-like protein, translating into MKNLKKINRQEQKQIQGSGIIKRCTEHFECPGGSCCRNTCVTYPCPLE; encoded by the coding sequence ATGAAAAATTTAAAGAAAATCAATCGTCAAGAACAAAAACAAATTCAAGGCAGTGGAATCATCAAAAGATGTACAGAACATTTTGAATGTCCGGGAGGATCATGCTGCCGAAATACATGTGTTACATATCCATGCCCATTGGAATAA